A window of the Rhea pennata isolate bPtePen1 chromosome 19, bPtePen1.pri, whole genome shotgun sequence genome harbors these coding sequences:
- the SPATA20 gene encoding spermatogenesis-associated protein 20 isoform X6 codes for MFAAPLRRAHRCVFLKGSVTMATGGKNSEPGVPRYTNRLISEKSPYLLQHAHNPVDWYPWGQEAFDKAKKENKLIFLSVGYSTCHWCHVMEEESFKNREIGEIMNKNFVCIKVDREERPDVDKVYMTFVQATSGGGGWPMSVWLTPDLKPFAGGTYFPPDDRVYRIGFRTVLLRIAEQWKQNKDALLENSQKIMEALLTQTEIRGQAQESPPPSKEVTDTCFQQLSRSYDEEYGGFSEFPKFPTPVNLNFLFTYWALHRTTPEGARALQMALHTLKMMAYGGIHDHIGQGFHRYSTDQHWHVPHFEKMLYDQGQLAAAYTRAFQISGDEFFADVAGDILLYVSRDLSDQAGGFYSAEDADSYPTAASREKREGAFCVWTAEEIRALLPDPVEGATEGTTLGDVFMHHYGVKEDGNVSPAKDPHKELKGKNVLIVQSSLELTAAKFGLELGQLSAVLRESRQRLSAARAQRPRPHLDTKMLTSWNGLMISGFAQAGATLAKEEYVSRAVQAANFLRRHLFDPTSGKLLRSCYRGKDNTVEQSAVPIQGFLEDYVFVIQALFDLYEASLDQGWLEWALQLQHTQDKLFWDPKGFAYFYSEAGDPSLLLRLKDGCYLWGPARRRHKRSASLRALCLLPKQASSAWAVAQLPARLSLVQRDGSSASFWQPSPGIGVDTAASAVSDVSCPALIHLVSRSPSAWRCSYVPGKKQADTLLHLHRGLEYPLAGRGWPLQKGFAPSPVVQFPSAKLAASPAVKQLRLPRERSIPPGLRLPQSSEAEEGWVLPSQLVCASSLGAGLG; via the exons aTGTTCGCGGCGCCGCTGCGCCGGGCCCACAG GTGCGTGTTTCTGAAGGGGAGCGTGACCATGGCTACGGGGGGGAAGAACAGCGAGCCCGGTGTCCCTCGTTACACCAACCGCCTGATTAGTGAGAAGTCCCCCTATCTCCTCCAACACGCTCACAACCCCGTGGATTG GTACCCTTGGGGCCAGGAAGCCTTtgataaagcaaagaaagaaaacaagctgatATTTCTGTCGG TTGGCTATTCCACCTGCCACTGGTGCCATGTGATGGAGGAGGAATCCTTCAAGAACAGGGAGATTGGTGAGATTATGAACAAGAACTTTGTGTGCATAAAAGTGGATCGTGAGGAGCGGCCAGATGTGGACAAAGTGTACATGACTTTTGTGCAG GCAACCAGCGGTGGAGGTGGTTGGCCGATGAGCGTCTGGCTGACTCCGGACCTCAAGCCCTTTGCAGGGGGGACATACTTCCCTCCTGACGACAGGGTTTACCGCATTGGCTTTCGGACTGTGCTGCTCCGAATCGCAGAGCAG TGGAAGCAGAACAAAGATGCTCTGTTGGAGAACAGTCAGAAGATCATGGAAGCACTCCTAACCCAAACTGAGATCCGTGGCCAGGCCCAGGAGTCACCCCCGCCATCCAAAGAGGTAACGGACACGTGTTTCCAGCAGCTCTCCAGGTCCTATGATGAAGAATATGGCGGCTTTTCAGAGTTCCCGAAGTTCCCCACCCCAG TGAATTTGAATTTCCTCTTCACGTACTGGGCCCTGCACCGAACGACTCCAGAAGGGGCCCGAGCACTGCAGATGGCCCTCCACACCCTCAAAATGATGGCCTACGGGGGCATTCATGACCACATTGGTCAG GGGTTTCACCGCTACTCCACTGACCAGCACTGGCATGTCCCTCACTTTGAGAAGATGCTATATGACCAGGGACAGCTGGCAGCTGCATATACCAGAGCATTTCAG ATCTCTGGTGATGAATTCTTTGCTGATGTGGCTGGAGATATTCTGCTCTATGTCTCTCGGGATCTGAGTGACCAG GCTGGAGGTTTCTACAGCGCAGAGGATGCAGACTCCTATCCAACCGCTGCATCTAGAGAGAAGCGAGAAGGGGCGTTCTGCGTGTGGACAGCCGAGGAGATTCGGGCCCTCCTCCCTGACCCTGTCGAGGGGGCCACAGAAGGGACGACTCTGGGAGATGTCTTCATGCACCACTATGGGGTGAAGGAGGACGGCAATGTGAGCCCCGCGAAG GACCCCCATAAGGAGCTGAAAGGCAAGAACGTCCTTATTGTCCAGTCCTCCCTGGAGCTGACTGCAGCCAAGTttgggctggagctggggcaGCTCAGCGCCGTGCTGCGAGAGAGCCGGCAGAGGCTGTCCGCAGCTCgggcgcagcggccgcggccTCACCTGGACACCAAGATGCTGACATCGTGGAACG GACTGATGATCTCAGGCTTTGCCCAGGCTGGGGCAACCCTGGCCAAAGAGGAGTATGTGAGCCGGGCTGTGCAAGCTGCCAACTTTCTGCGGAGACACCTTTTCGACCCCACCAGTGGGAAGTTGCTGCGGAGCTGCTACCGGGGCAAAGACAACACGGTGGAGCAGAG TGCCGTGCCGATCCAAGGGTTCCTGGAGGATTACGTCTTTGTCATCCAGGCTCTCTTTGACCTGTATGAGGCCTCGCTGGACCAGGGCTGGCTGGAGTGGGCCTTGCAGCTCCAGCACACACAAGACAAGCTCTTCTGGGATCCCAAAGGCTTTGCGTATTTCTACAGCGAGGCTGGCGACCCCTCTCTGCTCCTCCGCCTCAAGGACG GTTGTTATCTGTGGGGACCTGCAaggagaagacacaaaagatCTGCTTCGCTGCGTGCACTCTGTCTTCTGCCCAAACAAG CAAGCTCGGCGTGGGCCGTGGCTCAGCTCCCTGCACGCCTCTCCCTGGTGCAGAGAGATGGCAGTTCAGCCTCCTTctggcagcccagccctgggATAGGAGTCGATACAGCAGCGTCTGCTGTCAGTG ATGTGTCATGCCCTGCACTGATCCACCTGGTGTCTCGGTCACCTTCAGCTTGGAGATGTTCATATGTCCCTGGGAAGAAGCAAGCCGATACCTTACTCCATCTGCATCGTGGGCTTGAGTATCCCCTCGCTGGGAGGGGCTGGCCTCTCCAAAAAGGCTTTGCTCCGAGCCC gGTGGTTCAGTTCCCTTCTGCGAAGCTGGCAGCAAGCCCAGCTGTCAAGCAGCTTCGTCTCCCGCGGGAACGGTCCATCCCCCCGGGCCTTCGCCTTCCCCAGAGCAGCGAGGCAGAGGAGGGCTGGGTGCTCCCCTCACAGCTTGTGTGTGCATCCTCTCTTGGGGCAG GCCTGGGGTGA
- the SPATA20 gene encoding spermatogenesis-associated protein 20 isoform X3: MFAAPLRRAHRCVFLKGSVTMATGGKNSEPGVPRYTNRLISEKSPYLLQHAHNPVDWYPWGQEAFDKAKKENKLIFLSVGYSTCHWCHVMEEESFKNREIGEIMNKNFVCIKVDREERPDVDKVYMTFVQATSGGGGWPMSVWLTPDLKPFAGGTYFPPDDRVYRIGFRTVLLRIAEQWKQNKDALLENSQKIMEALLTQTEIRGQAQESPPPSKEVTDTCFQQLSRSYDEEYGGFSEFPKFPTPVNLNFLFTYWALHRTTPEGARALQMALHTLKMMAYGGIHDHIGQGFHRYSTDQHWHVPHFEKMLYDQGQLAAAYTRAFQISGDEFFADVAGDILLYVSRDLSDQAGGFYSAEDADSYPTAASREKREGAFCVWTAEEIRALLPDPVEGATEGTTLGDVFMHHYGVKEDGNVSPAKPLLEPVPVSVTYVGLMISGFAQAGATLAKEEYVSRAVQAANFLRRHLFDPTSGKLLRSCYRGKDNTVEQSAVPIQGFLEDYVFVIQALFDLYEASLDQGWLEWALQLQHTQDKLFWDPKGFAYFYSEAGDPSLLLRLKDGCYLWGPARRRHKRSASLRALCLLPKQASSAWAVAQLPARLSLVQRDGSSASFWQPSPGIGVDTAASAVSDVSCPALIHLVSRSPSAWRCSYVPGKKQADTLLHLHRGLEYPLAGRGWPLQKGFAPSPVVQFPSAKLAASPAVKQLRLPRERSIPPGLRLPQSSEAEEGWVLPSQLVCASSLGAGADAGRRGRRRPPLPPPALPFVAGEERRESHGLRLQRLRLLPARHLAPGAAPAARAGSRRRPVSPSGAAAAAGHPLPPGRFPAKPRVPPPLGPPGPARGALGSAPGSAWARGCPACARARSSPRFAEQKERKLNINPGLNAEVRCENY, encoded by the exons aTGTTCGCGGCGCCGCTGCGCCGGGCCCACAG GTGCGTGTTTCTGAAGGGGAGCGTGACCATGGCTACGGGGGGGAAGAACAGCGAGCCCGGTGTCCCTCGTTACACCAACCGCCTGATTAGTGAGAAGTCCCCCTATCTCCTCCAACACGCTCACAACCCCGTGGATTG GTACCCTTGGGGCCAGGAAGCCTTtgataaagcaaagaaagaaaacaagctgatATTTCTGTCGG TTGGCTATTCCACCTGCCACTGGTGCCATGTGATGGAGGAGGAATCCTTCAAGAACAGGGAGATTGGTGAGATTATGAACAAGAACTTTGTGTGCATAAAAGTGGATCGTGAGGAGCGGCCAGATGTGGACAAAGTGTACATGACTTTTGTGCAG GCAACCAGCGGTGGAGGTGGTTGGCCGATGAGCGTCTGGCTGACTCCGGACCTCAAGCCCTTTGCAGGGGGGACATACTTCCCTCCTGACGACAGGGTTTACCGCATTGGCTTTCGGACTGTGCTGCTCCGAATCGCAGAGCAG TGGAAGCAGAACAAAGATGCTCTGTTGGAGAACAGTCAGAAGATCATGGAAGCACTCCTAACCCAAACTGAGATCCGTGGCCAGGCCCAGGAGTCACCCCCGCCATCCAAAGAGGTAACGGACACGTGTTTCCAGCAGCTCTCCAGGTCCTATGATGAAGAATATGGCGGCTTTTCAGAGTTCCCGAAGTTCCCCACCCCAG TGAATTTGAATTTCCTCTTCACGTACTGGGCCCTGCACCGAACGACTCCAGAAGGGGCCCGAGCACTGCAGATGGCCCTCCACACCCTCAAAATGATGGCCTACGGGGGCATTCATGACCACATTGGTCAG GGGTTTCACCGCTACTCCACTGACCAGCACTGGCATGTCCCTCACTTTGAGAAGATGCTATATGACCAGGGACAGCTGGCAGCTGCATATACCAGAGCATTTCAG ATCTCTGGTGATGAATTCTTTGCTGATGTGGCTGGAGATATTCTGCTCTATGTCTCTCGGGATCTGAGTGACCAG GCTGGAGGTTTCTACAGCGCAGAGGATGCAGACTCCTATCCAACCGCTGCATCTAGAGAGAAGCGAGAAGGGGCGTTCTGCGTGTGGACAGCCGAGGAGATTCGGGCCCTCCTCCCTGACCCTGTCGAGGGGGCCACAGAAGGGACGACTCTGGGAGATGTCTTCATGCACCACTATGGGGTGAAGGAGGACGGCAATGTGAGCCCCGCGAAG CCTCTCCTTGAGCCCGTCCCTGTGTCTGTGACCTATGTAGGACTGATGATCTCAGGCTTTGCCCAGGCTGGGGCAACCCTGGCCAAAGAGGAGTATGTGAGCCGGGCTGTGCAAGCTGCCAACTTTCTGCGGAGACACCTTTTCGACCCCACCAGTGGGAAGTTGCTGCGGAGCTGCTACCGGGGCAAAGACAACACGGTGGAGCAGAG TGCCGTGCCGATCCAAGGGTTCCTGGAGGATTACGTCTTTGTCATCCAGGCTCTCTTTGACCTGTATGAGGCCTCGCTGGACCAGGGCTGGCTGGAGTGGGCCTTGCAGCTCCAGCACACACAAGACAAGCTCTTCTGGGATCCCAAAGGCTTTGCGTATTTCTACAGCGAGGCTGGCGACCCCTCTCTGCTCCTCCGCCTCAAGGACG GTTGTTATCTGTGGGGACCTGCAaggagaagacacaaaagatCTGCTTCGCTGCGTGCACTCTGTCTTCTGCCCAAACAAG CAAGCTCGGCGTGGGCCGTGGCTCAGCTCCCTGCACGCCTCTCCCTGGTGCAGAGAGATGGCAGTTCAGCCTCCTTctggcagcccagccctgggATAGGAGTCGATACAGCAGCGTCTGCTGTCAGTG ATGTGTCATGCCCTGCACTGATCCACCTGGTGTCTCGGTCACCTTCAGCTTGGAGATGTTCATATGTCCCTGGGAAGAAGCAAGCCGATACCTTACTCCATCTGCATCGTGGGCTTGAGTATCCCCTCGCTGGGAGGGGCTGGCCTCTCCAAAAAGGCTTTGCTCCGAGCCC gGTGGTTCAGTTCCCTTCTGCGAAGCTGGCAGCAAGCCCAGCTGTCAAGCAGCTTCGTCTCCCGCGGGAACGGTCCATCCCCCCGGGCCTTCGCCTTCCCCAGAGCAGCGAGGCAGAGGAGGGCTGGGTGCTCCCCTCACAGCTTGTGTGTGCATCCTCTCTTGGGGCAG GTGCTGATGCTGGCCGACGGGGACGGCGGCGCCCTCCTCTCCCGCCGCCTGCCCTTCCTTTCGTCGCTGGAGAGGAGAGACGGGAAAGCCACGGCCTACGTCTGCAGCGGCTTCGCCTGCTCCCTGCCCGCCACCTCGCCCCGGGAGCTGCGCCGGCTGCtcgcgccgggagccgccggcgccccgtGAGCccgagcggagccgccgccgccgccgggcatCCGCTGCCTCCCGGCCGCTTCCCGGCGAAGCCGCGGGTCCCGCCGCCGTtgggcccccccggcccggcccgcggcgccttGGGCTCTGCGCCGGGGTCGGCCTGGGCTCGCGGGTGTCCCGCCTGCGCACGTGCTCGCTCCTCGCCTCGTTTTgcagagcaaaaagaaagaaaattaaatataaatccTGGCCTTAATGCCGAAGTCAGATGCGAAAACTATTAG
- the SPATA20 gene encoding spermatogenesis-associated protein 20 isoform X7, with the protein MFAAPLRRAHRCVFLKGSVTMATGGKNSEPGVPRYTNRLISEKSPYLLQHAHNPVDWYPWGQEAFDKAKKENKLIFLSVGYSTCHWCHVMEEESFKNREIGEIMNKNFVCIKVDREERPDVDKVYMTFVQATSGGGGWPMSVWLTPDLKPFAGGTYFPPDDRVYRIGFRTVLLRIAEQWKQNKDALLENSQKIMEALLTQTEIRGQAQESPPPSKEVTDTCFQQLSRSYDEEYGGFSEFPKFPTPVNLNFLFTYWALHRTTPEGARALQMALHTLKMMAYGGIHDHIGQGFHRYSTDQHWHVPHFEKMLYDQGQLAAAYTRAFQISGDEFFADVAGDILLYVSRDLSDQAGGFYSAEDADSYPTAASREKREGAFCVWTAEEIRALLPDPVEGATEGTTLGDVFMHHYGVKEDGNVSPAKDPHKELKGKNVLIVQSSLELTAAKFGLELGQLSAVLRESRQRLSAARAQRPRPHLDTKMLTSWNGLMISGFAQAGATLAKEEYVSRAVQAANFLRRHLFDPTSGKLLRSCYRGKDNTVEQSAVPIQGFLEDYVFVIQALFDLYEASLDQGWLEWALQLQHTQDKLFWDPKGFAYFYSEAGDPSLLLRLKDGCYLWGPARRRHKRSASLRALCLLPKQGADAGRRGRRRPPLPPPALPFVAGEERRESHGLRLQRLRLLPARHLAPGAAPAARAGSRRRPVSPSGAAAAAGHPLPPGRFPAKPRVPPPLGPPGPARGALGSAPGSAWARGCPACARARSSPRFAEQKERKLNINPGLNAEVRCENY; encoded by the exons aTGTTCGCGGCGCCGCTGCGCCGGGCCCACAG GTGCGTGTTTCTGAAGGGGAGCGTGACCATGGCTACGGGGGGGAAGAACAGCGAGCCCGGTGTCCCTCGTTACACCAACCGCCTGATTAGTGAGAAGTCCCCCTATCTCCTCCAACACGCTCACAACCCCGTGGATTG GTACCCTTGGGGCCAGGAAGCCTTtgataaagcaaagaaagaaaacaagctgatATTTCTGTCGG TTGGCTATTCCACCTGCCACTGGTGCCATGTGATGGAGGAGGAATCCTTCAAGAACAGGGAGATTGGTGAGATTATGAACAAGAACTTTGTGTGCATAAAAGTGGATCGTGAGGAGCGGCCAGATGTGGACAAAGTGTACATGACTTTTGTGCAG GCAACCAGCGGTGGAGGTGGTTGGCCGATGAGCGTCTGGCTGACTCCGGACCTCAAGCCCTTTGCAGGGGGGACATACTTCCCTCCTGACGACAGGGTTTACCGCATTGGCTTTCGGACTGTGCTGCTCCGAATCGCAGAGCAG TGGAAGCAGAACAAAGATGCTCTGTTGGAGAACAGTCAGAAGATCATGGAAGCACTCCTAACCCAAACTGAGATCCGTGGCCAGGCCCAGGAGTCACCCCCGCCATCCAAAGAGGTAACGGACACGTGTTTCCAGCAGCTCTCCAGGTCCTATGATGAAGAATATGGCGGCTTTTCAGAGTTCCCGAAGTTCCCCACCCCAG TGAATTTGAATTTCCTCTTCACGTACTGGGCCCTGCACCGAACGACTCCAGAAGGGGCCCGAGCACTGCAGATGGCCCTCCACACCCTCAAAATGATGGCCTACGGGGGCATTCATGACCACATTGGTCAG GGGTTTCACCGCTACTCCACTGACCAGCACTGGCATGTCCCTCACTTTGAGAAGATGCTATATGACCAGGGACAGCTGGCAGCTGCATATACCAGAGCATTTCAG ATCTCTGGTGATGAATTCTTTGCTGATGTGGCTGGAGATATTCTGCTCTATGTCTCTCGGGATCTGAGTGACCAG GCTGGAGGTTTCTACAGCGCAGAGGATGCAGACTCCTATCCAACCGCTGCATCTAGAGAGAAGCGAGAAGGGGCGTTCTGCGTGTGGACAGCCGAGGAGATTCGGGCCCTCCTCCCTGACCCTGTCGAGGGGGCCACAGAAGGGACGACTCTGGGAGATGTCTTCATGCACCACTATGGGGTGAAGGAGGACGGCAATGTGAGCCCCGCGAAG GACCCCCATAAGGAGCTGAAAGGCAAGAACGTCCTTATTGTCCAGTCCTCCCTGGAGCTGACTGCAGCCAAGTttgggctggagctggggcaGCTCAGCGCCGTGCTGCGAGAGAGCCGGCAGAGGCTGTCCGCAGCTCgggcgcagcggccgcggccTCACCTGGACACCAAGATGCTGACATCGTGGAACG GACTGATGATCTCAGGCTTTGCCCAGGCTGGGGCAACCCTGGCCAAAGAGGAGTATGTGAGCCGGGCTGTGCAAGCTGCCAACTTTCTGCGGAGACACCTTTTCGACCCCACCAGTGGGAAGTTGCTGCGGAGCTGCTACCGGGGCAAAGACAACACGGTGGAGCAGAG TGCCGTGCCGATCCAAGGGTTCCTGGAGGATTACGTCTTTGTCATCCAGGCTCTCTTTGACCTGTATGAGGCCTCGCTGGACCAGGGCTGGCTGGAGTGGGCCTTGCAGCTCCAGCACACACAAGACAAGCTCTTCTGGGATCCCAAAGGCTTTGCGTATTTCTACAGCGAGGCTGGCGACCCCTCTCTGCTCCTCCGCCTCAAGGACG GTTGTTATCTGTGGGGACCTGCAaggagaagacacaaaagatCTGCTTCGCTGCGTGCACTCTGTCTTCTGCCCAAACAAG GTGCTGATGCTGGCCGACGGGGACGGCGGCGCCCTCCTCTCCCGCCGCCTGCCCTTCCTTTCGTCGCTGGAGAGGAGAGACGGGAAAGCCACGGCCTACGTCTGCAGCGGCTTCGCCTGCTCCCTGCCCGCCACCTCGCCCCGGGAGCTGCGCCGGCTGCtcgcgccgggagccgccggcgccccgtGAGCccgagcggagccgccgccgccgccgggcatCCGCTGCCTCCCGGCCGCTTCCCGGCGAAGCCGCGGGTCCCGCCGCCGTtgggcccccccggcccggcccgcggcgccttGGGCTCTGCGCCGGGGTCGGCCTGGGCTCGCGGGTGTCCCGCCTGCGCACGTGCTCGCTCCTCGCCTCGTTTTgcagagcaaaaagaaagaaaattaaatataaatccTGGCCTTAATGCCGAAGTCAGATGCGAAAACTATTAG
- the SPATA20 gene encoding spermatogenesis-associated protein 20 isoform X8, translating to MFAAPLRRAHRCVFLKGSVTMATGGKNSEPGVPRYTNRLISEKSPYLLQHAHNPVDWYPWGQEAFDKAKKENKLIFLSVGYSTCHWCHVMEEESFKNREIGEIMNKNFVCIKVDREERPDVDKVYMTFVQATSGGGGWPMSVWLTPDLKPFAGGTYFPPDDRVYRIGFRTVLLRIAEQWKQNKDALLENSQKIMEALLTQTEIRGQAQESPPPSKEVTDTCFQQLSRSYDEEYGGFSEFPKFPTPVNLNFLFTYWALHRTTPEGARALQMALHTLKMMAYGGIHDHIGQGFHRYSTDQHWHVPHFEKMLYDQGQLAAAYTRAFQISGDEFFADVAGDILLYVSRDLSDQAGGFYSAEDADSYPTAASREKREGAFCVWTAEEIRALLPDPVEGATEGTTLGDVFMHHYGVKEDGNVSPAKDPHKELKGKNVLIVQSSLELTAAKFGLELGQLSAVLRESRQRLSAARAQRPRPHLDTKMLTSWNGLMISGFAQAGATLAKEEYVSRAVQAANFLRRHLFDPTSGKLLRSCYRGKDNTVEQSAVPIQGFLEDYVFVIQALFDLYEASLDQGWLEWALQLQHTQDKLFWDPKGFAYFYSEAGDPSLLLRLKDDQDGAEPSANSVTVMNLLRAACYSGHMEWVEKAGQILAAFSERLLKIPVALPEMVRASAAFHHTLKQVVICGDLQGEDTKDLLRCVHSVFCPNKVLMLADGDGGALLSRRLPFLSSLERRDGKATAYVCSGFACSLPATSPRELRRLLAPGAAGAP from the exons aTGTTCGCGGCGCCGCTGCGCCGGGCCCACAG GTGCGTGTTTCTGAAGGGGAGCGTGACCATGGCTACGGGGGGGAAGAACAGCGAGCCCGGTGTCCCTCGTTACACCAACCGCCTGATTAGTGAGAAGTCCCCCTATCTCCTCCAACACGCTCACAACCCCGTGGATTG GTACCCTTGGGGCCAGGAAGCCTTtgataaagcaaagaaagaaaacaagctgatATTTCTGTCGG TTGGCTATTCCACCTGCCACTGGTGCCATGTGATGGAGGAGGAATCCTTCAAGAACAGGGAGATTGGTGAGATTATGAACAAGAACTTTGTGTGCATAAAAGTGGATCGTGAGGAGCGGCCAGATGTGGACAAAGTGTACATGACTTTTGTGCAG GCAACCAGCGGTGGAGGTGGTTGGCCGATGAGCGTCTGGCTGACTCCGGACCTCAAGCCCTTTGCAGGGGGGACATACTTCCCTCCTGACGACAGGGTTTACCGCATTGGCTTTCGGACTGTGCTGCTCCGAATCGCAGAGCAG TGGAAGCAGAACAAAGATGCTCTGTTGGAGAACAGTCAGAAGATCATGGAAGCACTCCTAACCCAAACTGAGATCCGTGGCCAGGCCCAGGAGTCACCCCCGCCATCCAAAGAGGTAACGGACACGTGTTTCCAGCAGCTCTCCAGGTCCTATGATGAAGAATATGGCGGCTTTTCAGAGTTCCCGAAGTTCCCCACCCCAG TGAATTTGAATTTCCTCTTCACGTACTGGGCCCTGCACCGAACGACTCCAGAAGGGGCCCGAGCACTGCAGATGGCCCTCCACACCCTCAAAATGATGGCCTACGGGGGCATTCATGACCACATTGGTCAG GGGTTTCACCGCTACTCCACTGACCAGCACTGGCATGTCCCTCACTTTGAGAAGATGCTATATGACCAGGGACAGCTGGCAGCTGCATATACCAGAGCATTTCAG ATCTCTGGTGATGAATTCTTTGCTGATGTGGCTGGAGATATTCTGCTCTATGTCTCTCGGGATCTGAGTGACCAG GCTGGAGGTTTCTACAGCGCAGAGGATGCAGACTCCTATCCAACCGCTGCATCTAGAGAGAAGCGAGAAGGGGCGTTCTGCGTGTGGACAGCCGAGGAGATTCGGGCCCTCCTCCCTGACCCTGTCGAGGGGGCCACAGAAGGGACGACTCTGGGAGATGTCTTCATGCACCACTATGGGGTGAAGGAGGACGGCAATGTGAGCCCCGCGAAG GACCCCCATAAGGAGCTGAAAGGCAAGAACGTCCTTATTGTCCAGTCCTCCCTGGAGCTGACTGCAGCCAAGTttgggctggagctggggcaGCTCAGCGCCGTGCTGCGAGAGAGCCGGCAGAGGCTGTCCGCAGCTCgggcgcagcggccgcggccTCACCTGGACACCAAGATGCTGACATCGTGGAACG GACTGATGATCTCAGGCTTTGCCCAGGCTGGGGCAACCCTGGCCAAAGAGGAGTATGTGAGCCGGGCTGTGCAAGCTGCCAACTTTCTGCGGAGACACCTTTTCGACCCCACCAGTGGGAAGTTGCTGCGGAGCTGCTACCGGGGCAAAGACAACACGGTGGAGCAGAG TGCCGTGCCGATCCAAGGGTTCCTGGAGGATTACGTCTTTGTCATCCAGGCTCTCTTTGACCTGTATGAGGCCTCGCTGGACCAGGGCTGGCTGGAGTGGGCCTTGCAGCTCCAGCACACACAAGACAAGCTCTTCTGGGATCCCAAAGGCTTTGCGTATTTCTACAGCGAGGCTGGCGACCCCTCTCTGCTCCTCCGCCTCAAGGACG ACCAAGATGGAGCAGAGCCCAGTGCCAACTCTGTCACTGTCATGAACCTGCTCCGAGCAGCCTGTTATTCTGGCCACATGGAGTGGGTGGAAAAAGCTGGGCAGATCTTGGCTGCCTTCTCAGAGAGGTTGCTGAAGATCCCAGTAGCCCTGCCAGAGATGGTCCGCGCTAGTGCTGCCTTCCATCACACCCTCAAACAG GTTGTTATCTGTGGGGACCTGCAaggagaagacacaaaagatCTGCTTCGCTGCGTGCACTCTGTCTTCTGCCCAAACAAG GTGCTGATGCTGGCCGACGGGGACGGCGGCGCCCTCCTCTCCCGCCGCCTGCCCTTCCTTTCGTCGCTGGAGAGGAGAGACGGGAAAGCCACGGCCTACGTCTGCAGCGGCTTCGCCTGCTCCCTGCCCGCCACCTCGCCCCGGGAGCTGCGCCGGCTGCtcgcgccgggagccgccggcgccccgtGA